A segment of the Salvia miltiorrhiza cultivar Shanhuang (shh) unplaced genomic scaffold, IMPLAD_Smil_shh original_scaffold_209, whole genome shotgun sequence genome:
ACAAAgcctttcatttttttttctttttcagaatCAACCTCTAATATTATCTCCTACCAACTTTAACAATATTCgtatcatcaattttttttaattttttattttctagaaTATCACCGTCAACTAAGAGTCACACTTGTCTTGCCACATTGATTCCGAATCtggacaaaataaaataatttgtaaATGTAAGGAAACACTTAAATAcctgaataaataaaatttaatatcagatataaaatataaaatgtaaaTGTAAACAAACACGACTTGAAACTTGAAGAAACAGTCTCCTTCATTCCTTTGTGGAGGCGAGCACAGAGCAAAATTAAATTGGGAAGGACGAGACTGCTCATCAATCACTTTGATTTGCACCACACAaactccttctctctctctctctctcacacacacaccgactccatcttcttcattcttatgatctctctctctctctttaacaGACACGTATATGTGAAATGTTTCAGCCTTCCCTTTCTATAAAGAGGCCTCATTCTTAGCATATTCAACCTCACCCCTTCAAGTTTTCTTAAACACAatcctcaagctctctctctctctctctctctctctcttgccttGAGATTCCGCCGAAGAAGAAATTGAACTTCGATCGTCCAAAATGGCTTTTCTGATCACTGTTTTCACTCTATTCTCTCTATTCTTTGGTACAtattattctctctctctctctttgtgtTTTTCCTGATCATATATATAAACTGacatctattttaatttttgttgttgGTCAGGTTTTGAAGTGTATGCGGTGCCCTATGATTACTCATACACACTTGGGGTAAATAGCTAACTTAATGCATTTTGTTACTACCAATCTGTTCCTTTACATGCATGATCTTCTTCCATTACTCGCAATcgcaattaaaaaaatgaatgaaatattGTCAGTGTGTGGCGAAGCCCAAGCCGCCGCAATACTATGGAGGAATCGCCGTGAATTCAGAATTCAACGACGAACTTACGGGATGGGCGGCAGTTGGAAACGCTACAATAGCTACTGCCAAGTCGGCGTACGGCAATAGCTACGCCGTCGTTTCCAACATTCACACGCCACGCTCCGACGGCCTTTCTCAGGCCTTCAACGTTGACAGAGACATACTGTACACCGTTTCAGGTAGTTCATTAATTAGTTACTTTTTGTTGctatcactaatttattaattgaaaaagaatactaatgaacattaaTTTGCAGCATGGTTCCAAGTTAGCGTGGGAGAAGTGCCGGTGCAAGTTAAGATAGTAACGAGCACCGGCAACCAAACCGCTAACTGGATTACGGCAAAAGCCGGCTGCTGGACCATGCTCAAAGGTGGCTTCCATGTCAACGTTACTGAAACGGCTGAGCTCCATTTTGAggtctcgatctctctctcttcgattTCTCTATAGTCTCTCTATCTCTCACTATTAACTTATTTTCTTCGTGTGTCTAGACCAACGTCACTGGATTTGATATGTGGGTTGATAGCGTCTCGGTGCAGCCGTTCACTCAAGAAGAGTGGACTAGCCACCAAGCTCAGAGCCTCGAAAAggtataattaataattaatgtggaatTTACTTATCTATGAGATGATATGATGATATAATATGGTATGATGATGTGCAGGTGCGCAAGGGGAAAGTGAGATTTGAAGTTGTAGATCCATTGGAAAATCCAGTGGCAGATGCGACTGTGTTGATCAAACAACACGAGCCTCATTTCCCCTTCGGCTGCGACATGAACGGGTTGATCGTGGATAACCAAGCATACCAGAGATGGTTCTTGGAGAAGCGATTCAAATATTCCGTTTTCGAAAACGAGCTCAAATGGTAATTAATTACACACTGTTGTTTTCTTATTAGTTCTATCTCACACTAACACAATGTTGTTTTCTTTGTGTAAACTCAAATATTCAGGGGGGCCACCGAAATCACCCGGGGTGTGGTCAACTACACGGTCCCGGATGCGATGCTGAAGTTCGCGAAAAAGCATCGGATCACGCTCCGGGGCCACAACATCCTGTGGGATGATCCCGACTACGAGCCGTCGTGGCTGGGAACGCTGTCGCCGGTCGAGCAGCGTGAGGCTGTCCTGCAGAGAGTGAAGTCGGTGGTGAACAAGTACAAGGGGCAATTCATCCACTGGGATGTCATCAACGAGAACATGCACTACAGCTTGTTCAGCGACCTCACCAACAACGGGACCGACGCCTTCAGGCTACTACGGCAGCTCGACCCCCATCCCATCCCCTTCCTCAATGAATTCAATGTCATTGAGGACTGCAGTATCCAATCCAAAGCCAACCCGTGGCAGTATCTTGAGAAGATCGACCAGCTCAGGAAAGAAGGCTACCGTGGCCCTCTAGGGATCGGCCTCCAGGGCCATTTCAATCTTGAGCCGAATTTCCCCTTCATCCGGGCGTCGATTGATATGCTTCATGCCACCGGATTGCGCATTTGGATCACGGAGTTTGGTGTTAATGCAATAAAAAACCCGTGGCtggtaatttttctttttttcctcaaCGTTTGATGCAAATGAAATGATTAGGATCACTAAATTTTCGTTTTTAGTTCCTTAACACTATGTTTCTAATTATTTGTATTACTTTGGGCAGGTTCAATATGTGGAACCGCTGCTGCACGAGCTTCACGCGCACCCCTACGTCAAAGGCATTCTAGTGTGGGGGGCCGTGGGCTCCAATAACAGCCAGTGCTTCGACATGTGTTGGACCGACACCAACTACAATAGCTTGCCGGCCGGCGACGCCATCGACAAGTTCATGAGCAAGTTCATCACGGTGCCGGATACTAATGGGAAAACTGACGGCAGTGGCACCTTTGAAGCTTCGCTCTTCCACGGGGAATACGAGGCCACCGTTACTCTCCCTGACGGAGCTCAACCTCCCGCTCCACTGAGCTTTAATCTTGTGCCTCACGGAGATGTGACGGTCGTTAAGTTCAAGACTCCATGATGTGAATATATTGTATTACTAACTTAATTTGCTTCCCATTAACTTCAAGACTTTTCATTAGCAGGAAAATGATGTTCTAGTTTCTTAAATCAAATGGCATTGTCTTAATTTAATGGccttatttgtttatttatttatttcatgcgATTTAATCAATCCTTGTCACAGTAACCTTTGCCTAATCAGTTTCGGTGGCCTTAAAGTACcacaaaattttaatattaaatataataaatttctaacatTACATTAATTCTTTGATACTAGAAGATGAatgcatatattattaaatCTTATAACAACTTGCCATGTTATTTGTTTAAcatctttttattatatatagtcAATTCAATACTATAACATCAAtacttttattttgaaaatattaatCAGGTTGTATTTAAACTATCTACAGAGTTACCTAGGTTGAAATAAGGAAATTTACCAAAATAAACAATGACACAAAAGTAAACCTACTATTGGTAATCGAATTCTAAGCTCTATCAACAAGAAAATTACAAACGGGTTTCGCCCGTTAACGCATAGCATTTCCTCGAATACCTGTTGTGCACTCGCAGCCCTGCGCTCTCTGAATTATCTCAAAACACCTTCCCCTCGATCAGATCCGTTTGAGAATTAAAGAAATTCAGAACACATGAAAATGATTTACAAACTTTTTTTGTTTGCCAGTTATAGTTTTCTTATATAGCATTAAACTTAAGGACAattgtaaaatatgataaattattattattattattattattattattattattattattattattattattattattattattattattattattattaaagtgTGCATTGTCTATTAAAGTTTGATTACAATAAGAATCATTTAGTATCTAAAATTGTTCAAAATTGTGATTATATATTACTAATTAATGGCATATTTGGATACTTTTATTTAAAACATATTAGTGACTGCAATGTTCTTTTTGACATGTTAAATTATTGGTAAAAGATTGTGCTATAATTCACCATTGGTCCTTGCAGAAAACACAATCATTCTTAGtacaatcatttttttattaatgaaataataaaatgtaaagGTGGAATCGTAGAAGATGGAAAATCTCAATATATTCCTTTGAAACAATTGTGCCAAATCGCAGAAGCCGTGGCATAAATCATACTAGTTGAGTCTTCTTGGCAAGGGCTATGAGTTCTCAAGTCTTCAACAATTGTATAGTAGCAATCTTCACTGATCTTTTTATTAAGTATCACATCGCAACAGACGCCCTTTAGAGAAGGCACAGGTCTTGTGCATATGTCATCCAAAAGTCGAGACTTGCATTCCGGCCGCCAATTTTTGTAGCATCTTTTCAGGTCTTTAATCGGCCAACTTTCAAACGCCTCAATTTTCTTTGATACAATTAGCATTACCACCAAAGCTATAATCCACATCACcgtatttgattttggtgtagTCATGCTGatatgatttttcttttttcttttcaatccTTGTCTTTTTGATGAAATATTACTTCGTTTTGCTTCTATAAATACAACCCAAATTATTAAGACTTTGTTAAATTGTAGGACTCGAAACctacataaattaaataagtattTATCATCATCTTAAATTCATATTATGTTCATTACAAGTTAATAAATAGGTTAACTTATAACATATGATATAATTACTTGATCTAGAAATTAATGATATTTTGGTTGATCAATTGCTCtagagaaaatattaattaagaagcCATGCATTAATCGAAAACTTGTTCTCTTTTTCATTAGTTGACTCGATATACTACGTACAAGATACAAGGAAATTAataagaaagaaactatagtgTGCCTAATGGCGGTCTAGTGATAGGATGCTTAATGCCTAACATCAAATATTTTTGGGTTCGAGTTCACTGTGATACgatttttaaattcatttattttattattaattgataAAAAGAAACACTAACCACTAAGTCATGGCATTAATTCTAGGGCGCATATACCTAGCATAActgtctttctttctttcttttcttttgttattgttgttgttgacaAAAACAGACCCACCATCACTGCTAGACCTGCAGTGATATGAAtctaataaaataatagtatattGTTCTTctttgaaatattatttatattttgttaacAAAAATTACATGCGTAGAATAAATAAAGTGATAGAaaattgataaacatgcatttttgccTCTTGGCGTGTCATATATATTTGTTGCTTAGTTGTggggattttgtgtgtttgatggtttagtTGAGCGCATATTGGTTTATTAGGTGATATTTTTTAGGTGCGTTGGTGAATTAAAAGCAAAAAACAGAAAATACAATTTTATACCTAGATATTTAATTGACTTTTTATGTAATAAATATTTTACGATCACatttaatatttacaaataGAAATGACAAGGGAAAATTAATAAATCCATAACAGTACACAAcagtataataaataaatatatattttaatatataataaatgaaaagattaaatatatttttttattaaatagggTAATATGGTATCACGTTGGTTTAACAAAATTCAAGAATATATAGCTTTTATTAACCTATTTATTGACTTTTAATGAACAATGTGTGaatttatgatgatgatgataaataCTTATGTAGGTTTCGACTCGTATCATCAATTAATAAAGTCTTAATGAGTTGAGTTGTATTTATAGATGCAAAACGAAGTAATATTACATCAAAGACAAAGattggaaaaagaagaaaaagatcaTAATATATAAGCATGAgtacaccaaaatcaaatattgTGATGCAAATCATAATTTTGGTGGTGGTAATGCTAAGTGTATCACAAGAAATAGAAGCGTGGGAAAGTTGGCCGATTAAGGACTTGAAAGGATGCTACAAGTATTGGCGGCCAGAATGCAAGTCTCAACTTTTATTTAAAGTGTGTACAGGCACTTTCCCTCTCAAAGGCATTTGTTGTGATGTGATACTCAGTAAAAAGATTAGTGAAGATTGCTACTATACAATTGTTGAAGACTTAAGAACTCACAACTCTTGCCAAGGAGGATCAAGTAACGTTTACGCCTTGGCTGTTTCGCTTTGGCAAAGTTGTTTCCAAGGAATATATTGAGATCTCCCATTTTgtctttatcattttattattttattaataaaaattattgaaatatgAATGATTGTATTTTCTCTAGCTATATATATAGCGCAATTATTTACAAATGATTTATAtgaaattgaaagtgggacaatACTGCATATAACATAACTAGTACCCCATCCGTGCAATGCACGGCGAATATCGAAATTAAGCgacatattaaataaatatatataaatattaaaagtaatcaaaatACTAAAAGATacaaattattacttttttaaaaataaaataatccatatcaattactcaataaagaacctaaaatctaaaaaaataaaaaaaattcacctttatataatattagtcaAAGGAACTTGAGACTTGTGTGAGGactttaatcctaggaacttctAAGAGTTATATGTTTAAGTATATATGATCTGGGAATGGTAGCTTTGCATGTAATCCACGGTTGTATAGACTAATTTTGAGATTGTCTTAGGAAGAACATGTCATTGattattgaattgaatttgTCTAATTTTTTTGAATCCGTTGAAACCATAGCTCTGAGATATTTATTCTTCATAGTTTTCTTTCTTCCTACTTGAgtgattttattcattttttatttatttattttaattgttaaAAATCATaccttattttttgttattcagatagaaaataattatttaaagcaATAATCATTAGGAATCAATCTCTATGAAATACGATCCTGCTTATTGTTATACACAAATAGCACTCGTGCGCTTGCGGCATGTTAATAAATTATCGAATAAAAATTCTAACAAATAAGATAAAGTAATTATAACCATCTCAGCGATTGAAAGAAACTTACTATAAAATAATTCCCATAACTAGAAACGAGAAATTAGTTGATGTGAATATTTGATCATAGGGTTGGTTAGGTGTCACATTACGTATTTAATTTAACCTCTGCATTATGGTTTTCCAAAAATAGGAAAACGCTACGAATAGGTACAAAGTTAACTAGTGGTGTAACCCGTTGAAATTCGAGGGAAATTATTTTGtgtcataatttaaattaatttaatttgatgtgaCAAAATTATTTTTGCCAATTAAAGGTCAAAATTTAGTTGATATAATAGAAGTATCATTTCGTATAAACTTGTATTTGATGAAGTTTTATAAAAGAAGAATGTgagattgaagattttagaaaaaatatactccctccgtccatgaaagaacttcctggGAGTGAGTgatacgggttttaagaaaaaagttgttaagtgtattgaaagtagagaaaaagttgttgagtgtattgagagtggtgaaaaagtgttataattaatattgagagttgtgaaaaagtgaaaagtaagtaattataagtggtggggtatagtccaaaaataggaaggaagtttttttgtggacgtcccaaaaaagaaagataggaagttctttcgtggacgcaGAGAGTATAAATTTTATGGAGAATATGATGTGAATCAAATGAAACGCCTCCTTTAAGATTTAAAGTaatatttattctattttataaGTTAAcctattaattaacttttactGAACAAAGTGTGTatttatgatgataaatagtaGGTAATTATATGTAGGTTTCGACTCGTATTATTTAATAAAGTCTTAATATGTTGCGTTGTAAGCAAAACGAAATAATATTTcatcaaagaaacaaaaattgaaaaaaagaataaaaaaatcttATAAGCATGGCTACAGCAAAAACAAATTCCATGATTCCGATCATAGCTTTGCTGGTAAGAGCATACACAATGGGCTTACTttatagcctacttgatagtgggggaccacattgagtaagtagtgctgcattggggttacttgatagcctacttgatttttttagttttgatttttatgcttttcatttaaatttaattgctcaaatttaaataacacaatttatttcaaatttaaattgcattaattataaaatcctaaatattacataaaactttaataaaataaaaacaattcctaaaaattaactctctggccctagaggtccgaaacgtgcccaaaggtgCTCCACCAAATCATTTCGAAGCTGAGCATGTAGATGCACTACAAGAATTTAGCACATAGACAACAGATTTTATATGTTGTCTATATGGGAAACCTTTGTTGTTGAGATCCGTGTTGTCTATTCTGGGGTGCTCATAGACAACAGATTTTATATGTTGTCTATTTAAACATAGACAATAGACGAAAGGTAATAGACAACACATATTATATGTTGTCTTTAATAATATAGACAACATACCTACTGGTTATAGACAACAAACAATTAGTGTATGTTGTCTATATAATGATAGACAACAAGTAATATCTGTTGTCTATTCTATatgacaaaataaaaaaaaattataaatatatttaattccCTGTTTtataatatcaatatatatgacaaaattaaaatacttaaacATCAAATAACCAAACAATACTCATAAACCACTAATAAATTCTAGATTAATACCATAAAAGTCAAACATTTTATTTGATACTTCATCAAAATCCATTACATCAACAATTGTATCTTCTCGAATTACACCTTCATTTATCTTCTAAAAAAACCTCTAATACAATCTCCAACTAATTACGCCTTTATTCACCACCAATCGTCCACCAAATCAACCGTCCAATTGCTTGAATCTACatgatcaaaataaaaataagatagtAAGCAATGTgccaaatattttaaataactaaTCATGAATTTGATAAGCAATGACCATGTGACATATAGCTAGAGTGTGACTGCATTCTGAAGAAAACTAAACTTTCCCATGATATAATAATCTTACAGTACGTATCTCCTAAACTAGCATGCTACTACAATCAACAAGCATCTATCCACATTTATTCTAGGACGGGCTCAGATACAGATAAAATGACTTGTTCCAATCCTATTGTTTAATTGGCCTTTATCAGGTCACAAGTATGTTGAGACCAATACTGAGAGCTCATAGAATTTGACAAATTTTATGCTCAAAAGTTTGCCATCTATAATACGTGAAGTTTATCAGATAAAAGATCCCATATCAAAATCTAGAATGTGAAGATCAAATAATGAACTGCTTATATACAAGATTTGTTTAATATAGAAACGAGAGAAAATGGAATAAGTTTATCAATGTGAAGACTTACATTAAATCAAACATAGAATAAGAGTTTGAACAACTTCCCAGTGCCCATATCAACATGCTTGCATTAAAGCTGTCTGCAGATGCAAttatatatgttatttaaaaaggatgaaacaaatataaattcatCAAAGATAAAAATTGACCAATAATACCTCCTCACTTCTCATCTACACAATCATATTTACAAATTGATTGATCtccaacaaaaataacaaaaatttgaagaaaataaacaaatgaaTTTAACAAAAATCACTTATAAAAAATATACCATTTTGAGAGCTGAGGTGAGAGACAATCCAGCAGGCAAGTTGTTCTACCTTATAAGCCCCTGATTTTTTGCGCAATGGAGGTCAGACCTCTATACCGTTGAGCTCCAGTTTGCCTCAGATACTGCAACGGCAGCTGCGACCCTTATCATCAGCCATCATTAGGGGTAACTCCTTCAACCTATTCATGCAGACATAATTGATAAATAATGATATATGTTAAAAGAATTAGCAAGCAAAGGCAGCAACTCATCATACTAGGGCAAAGTCTAAGCCAAACATCTGCAGTCCAAACATTaataacttttttaaaaaattcaaccaCCCACTCTGAACCAATTCATTTCAATACCAAATCAATAAACATTTCTTGTTTTCCTCATTTTGACATGAATTGGCAATGAGAAAGATAATCTGTTTTATTGGCTCTCACCAAAAACTTTAGCAGGTCAAAACTATTTCAAGTTAATGAAAAATTACAGAATTTTAACTGCAATTCGAGAAGGACATAACTCAACTATCGGAGTCGGAGGTCTTCTCTGCTTTAGGTGGCGCATATTGTCTGGTGAGACGCGACCTCGCCCACGGATCCACAGCTGCCCTCTGTGGTGGTGGTGAGGTCGGTGGCTTGGCTAGTCTAAGTTCGTTTTCCCTATCTATAAACTCAATGTACGCCATTAgtgcagcatcaccaactcgtATACGAGTTCGAAGCATTCTTGTGTATCCACCTGCTCTATCTTTGTATCGATAGGCCAGTTCTGTAAACAACTTTCAAACATACTCAATTTCACCTCTACTATTTATACAGCAAAGAAAACTTACTTGGGATCAAGACTTTAAGTAACCTAAGCTCCCAAATGCATCACAATATTTCAAAATCAAACATTATACATTTCTCATAAAACCTAAATCCCACCAAAATCACATTCTCCCTACCGAAACAAAACAAGGTAATGATCCAACAATCTGAAGGAATTAATTGAAAGCGCGAGAACAGCTACAAAATCTATTCACTCAATAACAAATAAGCAGTACATAAACTCAAGAGAGAATGGAGAGctgaaattatttataaataaatatttacacTTTTCCTTCATTCTATGTAGAGTAGAACAACAACCCATagaaataaactaaaaaaactGAGATAAATAAGAGagggcagcagcagcaacacGCCGCGGCGGTGAGCGACCGTGGTGCACAACAGCGGCGATCCGCGGCAGCTGccatggagagagagagagagagagatgaaggacGTACCTGCAGCTGCGTCGCGGCTCAGGCGAGATGAAGGCACGACGATTGCGGCGATGCTCGCTGGGGGGCTGGGAAATTGAGAGGCTGGAACCCTAGATGAAATTAGGGATTTTAATTGTGATTCATAGATTTTGACTGGATCGAGAGGACAACAACCAGTGGCGTTCGTCGTGCCGGTGGCGATGATGAACGGAAAATTCGCCGGAGGAGAAAGAGGTGAGAGGGGTGGCCGAGTGagggaagagaaagagagagttggGAACGAAAATTAGAGTGGAAGACGTTTGAAAAAGAATGGGAGagagtatttctttttttattatta
Coding sequences within it:
- the LOC131003362 gene encoding endo-1,4-beta-xylanase 5-like, whose product is MAFLITVFTLFSLFFGFEVYAVPYDYSYTLGCVAKPKPPQYYGGIAVNSEFNDELTGWAAVGNATIATAKSAYGNSYAVVSNIHTPRSDGLSQAFNVDRDILYTVSAWFQVSVGEVPVQVKIVTSTGNQTANWITAKAGCWTMLKGGFHVNVTETAELHFETNVTGFDMWVDSVSVQPFTQEEWTSHQAQSLEKVRKGKVRFEVVDPLENPVADATVLIKQHEPHFPFGCDMNGLIVDNQAYQRWFLEKRFKYSVFENELKWGATEITRGVVNYTVPDAMLKFAKKHRITLRGHNILWDDPDYEPSWLGTLSPVEQREAVLQRVKSVVNKYKGQFIHWDVINENMHYSLFSDLTNNGTDAFRLLRQLDPHPIPFLNEFNVIEDCSIQSKANPWQYLEKIDQLRKEGYRGPLGIGLQGHFNLEPNFPFIRASIDMLHATGLRIWITEFGVNAIKNPWLVQYVEPLLHELHAHPYVKGILVWGAVGSNNSQCFDMCWTDTNYNSLPAGDAIDKFMSKFITVPDTNGKTDGSGTFEASLFHGEYEATVTLPDGAQPPAPLSFNLVPHGDVTVVKFKTP